A single Amphiprion ocellaris isolate individual 3 ecotype Okinawa chromosome 15, ASM2253959v1, whole genome shotgun sequence DNA region contains:
- the tnfa gene encoding tumor necrosis factor a (TNF superfamily, member 2), which yields MEDECKVMLDTAVDTGAREQAAQSVKPSSKLTTALLAFTLCFAATAAAALIFNKDVKGSGPNEDNFDLRHTLRQISNVRAAIHLEGEYNADIKTSVEWKNHVDQSHFQGGLELNNNEIVIPENGLYFVYSQASFRVSCSSNNVDDTASMVHLSHTVKRWSSSYGNDDAKKSYQTILHSVRTACQKIAISESDKDGSWFSAVYMGAVFNLRKGDRLKTVMEEEMLEKLEDEPGKTFFGVFAL from the exons ATGGAAGATGAATGCAAGGTAATGTTGGACACCGCAGTCGACACAGGCGCCAGGGAACAGGCAGCACAGAGTGTCAAACCGAGCTCAAAGCTAACCACAGCCCTGCTGGCATTCACACTCTGCTTTGCtgccacagctgctgctgccctcATCTTTAACAAGGATGTCAAG GGTTCAGGACCAAATGAAGACAATTTTG aTCTTCGTCATACACTGAGGCAAATTTCAAATGTGAGAGCAGCCATTCATTTAGAAG GAGAATACAATGCTGACATAAAAACCTCAGTGGAATGGAAGAATCATGTGGATCAGTCTCACTTTCAAGGGGGTCTAGAACTCAATAACAATGAAATTGTGATTCCAGAAAATGGCCTCTACTTTGTTTACAGTCAAGCATCTTTTCGGGTCAGCTGCAGCAGTAACAATGTTGATGACACTGCCTCCATGGTCCACCTAAGCCACACTGTGAAACGCTGGTCCAGCTCATATGGGAATGATGATGCCAAGAAGTCCTATCAAACTATCCTACACTCTGTCCGCACTGCCTGCCAGAAGATAGCCATCAGTGAGTCAGATAAGGATGGGAGCTGGTTCTCTGCTGTGTACATGGGAGCTGTTTTCAACTTGAGGAAAGGAGACAGGTTGAAGACAGTGATGGAGGAAGAGATgctggagaaactggaggacgAGCCTGGCAAGACTTTCTTTGGTGTGTTTGCCTTGTGA